The Calliopsis andreniformis isolate RMS-2024a unplaced genomic scaffold, iyCalAndr_principal scaffold0171, whole genome shotgun sequence genome window below encodes:
- the LOC143187733 gene encoding uncharacterized protein LOC143187733, with translation MNCVSGFFQVKRVNRTLIPLLTKLSAPKTDEWYKFLDMCQRCFNTTPSRSIKTTPFQILFGIDPRYRDDPQIVELLECEWENVFQENRDELREEARQNILKIQQENRKSFNKKRIEGRKYREGDLVAIKRTQQGPGLKFAAKYFGPYELAKVLRNDRYIVTKVGEHEGPRQTSTAVDYIKPWASGDGQQNRVPNPWR, from the exons ATGAACTGCGTTTCAGGATTTTT TCAGGTAAAACGGGTCAATCGTACGCTAATACCGTTATTAACCAAACTGTCAGCGCCGAAAACTGACGAGTGGTATAAATTCTTGGACATGTGTCAAAGGTGTTTTAATACTACTCCGAGCCGAAGTATAAAAACGACACCATTTCAGATATTATTTGGAATAGACCCTAGATATCGGGACGATCCTCAGATAGTAGAGTTGCTTGAGTGCGAATGGGAAAATGTATTTCAAGAAAATCGAGACGAATTGCGGGAAGAGGCGCGacagaatatattaaaaattcagcAGGAGAATAGGAaatcttttaataaaaaaagaatagaaGGTAGAAAATATCGAGAGGGcgatctagttgcaattaagcgAACTCAACAGGGTCCAGGTCTGAAATTCGCAGCGAAATACTTCGGGCCTTACGAGCTAGCAAAAGTGTTACGGAACGATCGTTATATTGTAACAAAAGTTGGTGAACATGAAGGGCCACGTCAGACATCTACAGCAGTAGACTATATTAAACCATGG GCGAGTGGCGATGGTCAGCAGAACCGTGTCCCAAACCCTTGGAGATAG
- the LOC143187732 gene encoding uncharacterized protein LOC143187732 — translation MREKIDKVLRSCVDCILAERKEGRQEEFLFAISKGHVPLDTFHVDHLGMLPSTKKRYHYIFVVIDAFSKFVWLYATKSCNSTEVIDHLRKRAILFGNPRRIISDRVAAFT, via the coding sequence ATGAGGGAGAAAATAGACAAAGTGCTGCGAAGTTGCGTTGATTGTATACTTGCAGAAAGAAAGGAAGGTAGACAGGAGGAGTTTTTATTTGCGATAAGTAAAGGCCATGTGCCGTTAGATACTTTCCATGTGGATCACTTAGGGATGCTCCCATCGACAAAGAAAAGATACCATTATATCTTCGTTGTTATCGATGCGTTTTCAAAATTTGTGTGGCTTTACGCCACAAAAAGTTGTAATTCGACAGAAGTAATAGACCATTTAAGAAAACGGGCGATTCTTTTTGGAAATCCTCGAAGGATTATTTCAGATAGAGTTGCCGCGTTCACATGA
- the LOC143187734 gene encoding uncharacterized protein LOC143187734, which translates to MGSSYPLTATSYEYLEIGIAVGPISTVEIILGDNRGTQLLLPVPIWDALIEKREEIKECVLSVNSDSPPIWIEEFVIEFTKIHNVKLIKLSLASISLYYTMETLNNLFNHVKCINLMRSQLYENTHRINIQFINFVNVLKQNGVTPKTNLSCIANMICNSKYFDDDSLIDCELLACALNILVYNAYI; encoded by the coding sequence ATGGGAAGTAGCTACCCGCTGACAGCAACATCCtatgaatatttagaaattggaaTCGCAGTTGGACCCATATCAaccgttgaaattattcttggtgATAATCGGGGCACTCAACTTCTATTACCTGTACCAATATGGGATGCACTCATTGAAAAACGTGAAGAAATTAAAGAATGTGTTCTATCCGTGAATTCAGATTCCCCACCAATATGGATTGAAGAATTTGTAATAGAATTTACCAAAATTCATAATGTTAAGCTTATAAAATTAAGTCTAGCCAGTATCTCCTTATATTACACTATGGAAACgttgaataatttattcaatcatgTAAAATGTATTAATCTTATGCGGTCCCAACTATATGAAAATACGCATCGTATTAATATTCAGTTTATAAATTTCGTAAATGTTTTGAAACAAAATGGTGTCACACCAAAAACGAACTTGTCATGTATTGCTAATATGATATGTAACAGTAAATATTTCGACGACGATTCTTTGATTGATTGTGAACTACTAGCGTGTGCTTTAAATATTCTTGTTTACAATGCTTATatctaa